A window of Photobacterium sp. GJ3 contains these coding sequences:
- a CDS encoding AraC family transcriptional regulator, whose amino-acid sequence MTAIQEELIHLVNRHIDGPGLTDTVLPELKLMHSTENSACSPTIYSPMLCLLVQGEKRITAGARELMLTAGDFLLVPVMMPVVGEILRASEEQPYIGISISLDLKELTDLLIAMKEPPEAITKCPYCIRTVASDEDMLVVFKRFLSLLDHPEDIAIMLPLLKRELMYRLLKSPAGVQLRQFLLRDTQANRISKVVEMIQQRYREPIRVQELADMVHMSQSSLFNAFKAVTSMTPLQFQKQLRLNEARRIMLQDGLDASAASYRVGYESPSHFNREYSRLFGIPPMTDISRLRGHKPLMEDRI is encoded by the coding sequence ATGACAGCGATCCAAGAAGAATTAATCCATCTGGTGAATCGGCACATTGATGGGCCGGGACTGACTGACACAGTCCTGCCGGAATTGAAACTGATGCACAGCACAGAAAACAGCGCCTGTTCCCCAACGATTTACAGCCCGATGTTGTGCTTACTGGTGCAGGGTGAAAAACGTATTACGGCAGGTGCGCGTGAATTGATGCTGACTGCCGGGGATTTCTTGCTGGTGCCTGTGATGATGCCTGTGGTCGGCGAAATCCTTCGTGCTTCAGAGGAGCAACCTTACATTGGCATCAGCATTTCGCTGGATCTCAAAGAACTGACCGATTTGCTGATTGCCATGAAAGAGCCGCCTGAGGCCATCACCAAATGTCCCTACTGCATCAGAACTGTGGCTTCTGATGAGGACATGCTGGTGGTGTTCAAACGTTTTCTGAGTCTGCTTGACCATCCGGAAGACATTGCGATTATGCTGCCACTGCTCAAACGGGAACTCATGTATCGGCTGCTCAAAAGCCCGGCAGGCGTACAGCTTCGCCAGTTCCTGCTTCGGGACACGCAGGCCAACCGCATCAGCAAAGTTGTTGAAATGATTCAGCAGCGATACCGGGAACCCATCCGGGTTCAGGAGCTGGCCGATATGGTGCACATGAGCCAGTCTTCCCTGTTCAACGCCTTCAAAGCCGTGACGTCCATGACGCCGCTGCAGTTTCAGAAACAGCTTCGCCTCAATGAAGCCCGCCGGATCATGCTGCAAGACGGCCTTGACGCTTCCGCCGCCAGTTATCGGGTCGGCTATGAAAGCCCGTCCCACTTCAACCGGGAATACAGCCGGCTATTTGGCATCCCGCCCATGACAGACATCAGCCGCCTGCGAGGCCACAAGCCGCTGATGGAAGACCGGATTTAA
- a CDS encoding radical SAM protein yields MSDQLFKIEISPSTLSIITTYQCTAACADCCFECSPSITKSLSYAEMSQFIDDAIQEHPSIRLVVFTGGECFMLKDKLFSLITKCTQLGLATRCVTNGYWAKRPEKAMEYAQKLKQAGVNEINLSTGLDHQQWVSENTIVNAVTALVSQSIFTLVTLETDTQTSDCFESFHTNPKIKQLQGNNLFELRVNSWMSFHETSEERALVTQVNGLEKGCDNLFDVMVATPDKEITACCGLTVSHIHEMKLSHIQDIGSYKREQEYDFLKLWIKIDGPYNILKKLIGDRHERLDKITHPCQACAIIHNEPDMRARLIEIYPDNIVRVLNTYHLIKATQEYL; encoded by the coding sequence GTGTCTGATCAGTTGTTTAAAATCGAGATATCGCCTAGCACGCTATCAATTATTACGACATACCAGTGCACAGCTGCTTGTGCTGATTGCTGTTTCGAATGCAGTCCTTCCATCACAAAATCATTAAGTTACGCTGAGATGAGTCAGTTTATTGATGATGCGATTCAGGAGCATCCTTCTATTCGTCTCGTCGTTTTTACTGGCGGCGAATGCTTCATGCTGAAGGACAAGCTCTTTTCATTAATTACCAAGTGCACTCAACTTGGGCTCGCAACACGCTGTGTGACCAACGGCTACTGGGCGAAACGACCAGAGAAAGCCATGGAGTATGCACAAAAACTGAAACAGGCCGGTGTGAATGAAATCAACCTGAGTACTGGCCTTGATCACCAGCAGTGGGTTTCAGAAAACACCATTGTGAATGCGGTCACAGCGCTCGTAAGTCAATCTATTTTCACCTTGGTGACACTGGAAACCGATACTCAAACATCGGATTGCTTTGAGTCTTTTCACACCAACCCGAAAATTAAACAATTGCAGGGAAACAATTTATTTGAACTCAGAGTGAACTCATGGATGAGTTTTCATGAAACAAGCGAAGAACGCGCGCTTGTCACTCAGGTCAATGGACTCGAAAAAGGTTGCGATAATTTATTTGATGTCATGGTTGCAACGCCAGATAAAGAAATCACAGCCTGCTGCGGATTAACTGTCTCTCATATTCACGAAATGAAGTTATCACACATTCAGGACATTGGCAGTTACAAACGAGAACAGGAATATGATTTTTTAAAACTCTGGATCAAAATTGATGGCCCTTACAACATTCTGAAAAAACTAATAGGAGATCGTCATGAACGCTTAGATAAAATCACACATCCATGTCAGGCTTGCGCAATTATCCATAATGAACCAGACATGAGAGCACGACTCATCGAAATATACCCTGACAATATTGTTCGCGTATTAAACACTTATCACCTGATCAAAGCGACCCAAGAATACTTATGA